The following coding sequences lie in one Sorex araneus isolate mSorAra2 chromosome 4, mSorAra2.pri, whole genome shotgun sequence genomic window:
- the LOC101541859 gene encoding 40S ribosomal protein S16-like, protein MATATVQNKLDRKHRAVRSSRLHSLPSKGPLQSVQVFGRKKTATAVAHCKRGNGLIKVNGRPLEMIEPRTLQYKLLEPVLLLGKERFAGVDIRVRVKGGGHVAQIYAIRQSISKALVAYYQKYVDEASKKEIKDILILYDWTLLVADPRRCESKKFGGPGARARYQKSYR, encoded by the coding sequence CACCGCGCGGTGAGGAGCTCTCGTCTACACTCGCTGCCGTCTAAGGGGCCGCTGCAGTCCGTGCAGGTCTTCGGACGCAAGAAGACAGCCACGGCCGTGGCGCACTGCAAACGGGGCAATGGCCTCATCAAAGTGAACGGGCGTCCCTTGGAAATGATCGAGCCGCGCACGCTGCAGTACAAGCTTCTGGAGCCTGTTCTGCTGCTGGGCAAGGAGCGGTTCGCCGGTGTGGACATCCGAGTCCGGGTGAAGGGTGGTGGTCATGTGGCTCAGATTTACGCTATCCGCCAGTCCATCTCCAAAGCGCTGGTTGCCTACTATCAGAAATATGTGGATGAGGCCTCCAAAAAGGAGATCAAAGACATCCTCATCCTGTATGACTGGACCCTGCTGGTAGCTGATCCCCGGCGCTGCGAATCCAAGAAGTTTGGTGGCCCTGGAGCCCGTGCTCGCTACCAGAAATCCTACCGATGA